The genome window ACATAAAGAGGGGAAATGGAAGTGATCCTGGTTCTGCTATTGGCCTCCACGGGTGAGTGAACACTCCTCTGACAGAAGAGTCCTTTGATGAGAATAAATAAATGACCAGATAAACAAGAGATCAAATGAAGCAATGAATATTTATCAACTCAAGCCAATACAATGAAACATTGCCTGGTATTTGGTTTAGTGGTACATACAAGGTTATACATTTCACTAATTAACTTACAATTTCTGATTGATTTAATTGAGGCTGATGAAAATAACTTGTATTTATATCATGATTTAAACTGTATACTGTTTCCCAGTGTCTGGTTGTGGTACTCCCACCTATACTCCAAACACCAGCCGGGTGGTGAATGGGGAAGAGGCTCGGCCCCACAGCTGGCCCTGGCAGGTGATTGTGTCTATTTTTAATAGGAAAATTCCCATGATTATTTAGCTTGTACACCATTTagtgaggggggagaggggggttgGTATTCAGTTGCATGGGCAGAGAGCTTTATTTTCTGCATGGTAAGCAAAACAAGATCGTAAACTATAAATCAGTTATTCTGGATTAAGTAGGCTCATATCGAATAGACACAGCAGTGTTAAATCAACAGACCTGGCTGGGAGCTCAAGGTCATACTTGTCTGTTACTTGGAACTCATGGGCCTTTAACATCTGAGAGTTCAACAGTCAGCAAGAGCAGGATGTTCAACAAACCTGATGTttaaactcacacactcagaaacTCACGTGATTAACTGGGATTTTAtacaacaaaataaagccagcaaGAATTTGCTGCTGTTTGTAGGCCTTACTGGAGACATTTTTCCCTGTCTGTGGTGCCACCCTTATTGCCCCAAACTGGGTTCTAACAGCAGCACACTGCATCAAGTAAGTCATGAATCTTACATAATCTTACAAAATCTTACATAATTATTAAGCTTGTTGgttaataaattaatattttttttcaggaagGTGCAAAGCACTTTTTCAGGACAGATTTGTGAAAATAGATTGCCTGAACTTTTGTCTGTATGCTTAGCTTCCACACATACCGGGTGGTCCTCGGAGATCACAATCAGAACCAGCAAGAGGGCCCAGAACAGTTCATCATGGTGGATAAAATGTTCATACATCCAAAATGGAATGACGGTTGCGTATCCTGTGGGTAAGCCCCACCCCCCCATATGTCAAGGTGACCCGTGTAAGTTCACTTCCAGGTAATATAGTGGAACCACAATCTGCTGCAGGAAAAGCCTGTAGGGATTCAATATGATTATGGAGTCCTGAGCCAAAACACTACATAATTTAAATGGATTAAACATTTACTAGGTCATCCCCACTACCTGGTCAAATACAATGTGGTATAATGATTACCATCTGATGAGACTGGATTGGATAGCAACTGTGTCAGGCATGGTAAATACATTGTGTTTTTCAGATTAATCTCCTAATGTTGTCACCTTCAGGAATGACATCGCCCTCCTTAAACTGGAGAAAAGTGCCACCCTGAATGACAAAGTGCAGTTAGCTTGCCTGCCCGAGCCCGATTCTGTCCTTGCTCACAATCTGCCCTGTTATGCCACTGGCTGGGGCAGACTCTACAGTAAGCCTGATCCACCTCACAAAGCTCAGCGCTCCCATTCTTAAGGAATCTACTACATGCTTATCTATTGCAATGCACATTCACAGACAGTAAGGAGATTTTTAAGGAGGGTTTAACTGTGTGAGCTCTCCCCGCATCTGTTAGTAATCGgtctccctctgtgtctcaGCGGGTGGTCCCCGCCCAGACACGTTGCAGCAGGGCCTGGTGCCTGTTGTGGAGTATGACGTGTGCCGTCAGAGTGACTGGTGGGGCTCCAGCGTGAAGGCCACCATGGTCTGTGTGGGGGGAGACGCTGTGTCAACCTGCCATGTGAGTACATTCTGCAGTGACCTGTGCGCTCCCACAGTGACTTAAGGGAAATGTACAGCACAATGTAACAAGTCACAACACTGCAGACCAATGCTTTGCTGAATAACTTAAGctcaagtgaaaaaaaaaaaaagctgtttattttAGACATAGCCTAGAGCAGGCACACAATCCATTCTTAACACTGCAAAAACATTGCATCTTGGGCTTTTGGGGCTACTGGGgatataagtatataaaataaatataatgcCCAGTATTGGTAGGGGAATCTTTTCCTCCATGTAGAGGTTTCAAACAGCACTTCCATATTTATTTCAGGGAGACTCTGGTGGGCCTTTGAACTGTCAGGGCCGTGATGGAAAGTGGATCGTTGAAGGAGTCAGTAGCTTTGTGAGTGGCAACAGCTGTAACACCCTCAAGAAGCCCAGTGTCTTCACCAGAGTGGCCTCCTTCATCCCCTGGATCACAGAGGTCAGTATGGGCAGACTGGACTTAATATATTGTATCATTGTAGACAAACATGATTGCAGAAGCAATTTTATCATTTCTGATATCCCATGTTTTTCCTCTTTTAGACAATGGCCAACAACTGAGAAAAGACTACAGCTTCTCTCAGTGAAATTCTTATACACAAACTATTCACTTGGCTAAGACTAATGAAGGCAAAATCAAATttatttttgcacattttgttgtgaaaatatttattatgatgatgattgtAAAAGCAATGCCAGATATAACATACCTTCAAATGAAAACGTATCTGCATTCTGCATCTGTCTTTTTTTGCAAAGCCATGTCAAACAAAAGAGGATTTAACAACTCCAAAGAACAGATCCATTGGTAATGCATTCAATAAGAGTCATCTCCccaatgcacacacatcaagcAGTCCACTGACATTCCACTTCAAGTGTCATACTAAGAGCAGACATCCCCAGAGTAACGTCCCTCTAACCAGAGAGGACATTACTGGTCAGTGGGAGTCCAGGTGAAGAAGTTCATCCCACGCAGCTCCTCGGGCAGGTACTCCTGCTCCACCGCAGAGCTGAAGGCAGGGTTGTACTTGTAGCCTTTGGCGTAGCCCAAGTCCTTCATGAGGCGGGTGGGGGCGTTGCGCAGGTGGAGCGGCACCGGGGGCAGCGGGCCGCGGTGGTTCCTCAGGCAGGCCTTCACATTACTGTAGGCCTTATAGACATCCACCGACTTCGGCGCCCGAGCCAAGTACACCACACACTGGGCCAGAATGACCTGGGAGTAGGAGAGCATGGGAGAGAATAAAGGTGAGATGAGGAGGGTAGCAAAAAGATATCCAAAAAATTaggtgaaaaaacaaacaaacaaacaaataaataaataacaataaataaaagaaaataaggAGAAATGTGATGGAAAAAAACTTTTTCAGTCATTTATGTCTGGGCCATGAGAGAGGGTTGTGGATTATGTGTAGGTGATCAAAGCCAGTCTGAGCCAGTCTCACctcacactcaggcatgccgaTGAAGTGGCAGGCCTGGAAGGCAGACACTGCCTGGGGCAAGGCAGCGGGGTCAGCCAAACCtgcaggagacacacacagacaataacaATGAGACCGACAGAGAGGAACAGAGCCCACGGATGAAGggaacagagagtgagaggaggaaaagaaagagacatGGGAACAAACACCTGGGGACATGGTGTACTCATACACAGCTCAAAGTCAAACACAAAAACAGTGATAGTGTAGCTATCGACTCAGTCAAGGTCGACTAGAGTTTCACCCATCTACTTAAACAGGATATCTAACTACCAGTGTAATGTATCCCGTTTTAATGGCTATAAATAAGTAGACATTTACGATCATGTACTACCAGAAGGTAAGTGGAGTATTAAAAAGCAACACAAATAGGTCAGAGGACTAGTCCCGTACCAATGTCTTCGCTTGCAAAGCGGACGAGCCTACGTGCCACATACAGCgggtcctctcctccctccagcaTTCGGCCCAACCAGTAGAGGGCAGCATTCTCATGAGAACCCCGCAAAGACTTGTGAAGCGCAGAGATACAGTTGTAGTGCTCCTCACCTGTAAAGAACattaacaagcacacacattacattaaagcagtggtccccaaactttttcttccgagggccagctcactatgcctggctccaagagagggccagagtctcggagtagttctatatcagtaaccataaatagcttagtgctgtgaacaacagcagtctaccttagttgaatattctattacatttaatcataggctattgcaacttaccattgttagctgtgtttatattgtcatcatgccatttcagtgtaaaattaaataatactaataaaaaaagtttgcattcccaaaagtattagcagggagtcccaaaa of Alosa sapidissima isolate fAloSap1 chromosome 1, fAloSap1.pri, whole genome shotgun sequence contains these proteins:
- the LOC121706780 gene encoding proproteinase E-like; this encodes MLSFHTYRVVLGDHNQNQQEGPEQFIMVDKMFIHPKWNDGCVSCGNDIALLKLEKSATLNDKVQLACLPEPDSVLAHNLPCYATGWGRLYTGGPRPDTLQQGLVPVVEYDVCRQSDWWGSSVKATMVCVGGDAVSTCHGDSGGPLNCQGRDGKWIVEGVSSFVSGNSCNTLKKPSVFTRVASFIPWITEVSMGRLDLIYCIIVDKHDCRSNFIISDIPCFSSFRQWPTTEKRLQLLSVKFLYTNYSLG